Genomic window (Candidatus Nitrosocosmicus franklandus):
ATTAATTAATTAATTCTAGTAAGATGTTGTGTTTGTGATTATAGTTCAATGTTCTGGAAACCATTTTCATTAAACAATGATGTGTATTTGTATTCATGTTATTTTACCTTAAGTTAGAAATAGTAAATTTTAATATGAAATGACAGTCTAGAAAAGTATCCAAGGATAATTTGTTATTATTGTATATATTTTTTAACTAAAGGTGGAACTATACTAGTGACCGCCACAAGAACATGATGAACCTGCATGTAAATGATCATCATGAGAATTCACCTTTGTCATTCCCCTTTTGCGGTACTCCTCTTGTGCTTCTGATGTATTTGTTCCAGTTTGGCTTCCGGAAGTAATGGTCTGATCGCTTGGATCCCTTTTTACAGCTGTTGGTTCGTGTTCATTTATTTTTGAGGGTGTCATGTGCTCATTTTCTCTATACGCTGTCAAAGGATCATCATCTCTATTTACATCTGTTCCATGTTCACCTTCTTCGTATTTTCTATCTACTCCATCTGTAACAGCAGTGGTAGTAGAAGAAGTAGAAGAAGAGTAATTATTTGAAGTATTAGTAGTATAAGATGAATCTACAGTGTCTTTTGTGTTGTCTGCAACATCCTTTGTTGTATCTACAACTGTATTCTTTATACCCATAACTTTGTCCTTGATTTTATCAATAATTCCACCCATTATTATTACAAATATACATTTTCAACATAGTATATTAGGACAATATTTAATTTCCATATTTACACGGTTATTTCTTCTTTGATTAGGTCTGTTGTATGATTCGTAGTTAGAATAGGTCGGTTACTTTAGCCAAACTATCATCAATCTAACCAACTAACCGTAATAATAGCTCAGTCAAATTATAAACACCACTCTAATGAGTTAAATAGAAAAATAGTCTGTTCATGATGAGATCATTACTTAGTATTTGTAGGAATTCAGAGTTTGAATGAGACAGCAATTCAAAAATTCTAAATTTTACTGTACAATTTTAATATACCAACATTCTATTTTTTTGTTCTTATATTGTTTTTAAGCTTTCTATCATATTTATTATGTTGATTAATCATGGCTTTAGTAACTAAAGATCGTAGATCAAAAGAAAGAAAGGAACGCAATACACATTATGATTCCTTGTATGATGTACTTTCATATCTTAGTTATTATCCAATTCCGTTAACAAAACACCGCCTATCAACAAACAAGAATGTATTATCATTACTATTGTCCAAACATTTAGTCAACCCAGTAACTGACAAGGATTTACTATTAAATAGTGGATATGAAGACGTTACTCATTATGTTATATCTCAAAAAGGCATAGAGTACATCAAAAGATACGAATCCCTTCAACAGTTGATTTCCTGATATGCCTAATCTATAATTCTTATTGTTTAGAAATCCTGCAAAATTGATAATTTGTCATGTCATGCTCACTTTATGTATGCGTCATAGAGGAGGATATTGATCAGATATACATCTCTCTATTGAGAAATGTTAATAATCAAAAGGTTTGACATATAACCAACACAAATTACTTTTGACTATAATGTTCCTTTGCTACTGAATGTTTTACCTCAGACTTTCAGAGGAAAAGTCAATAATAGACGAACCATGACTACACTTTTGGATGCATGGTAAAGTTTTGTATTATAAAGCAGAGATTGTTGACTCATTAAAGGCTAATGTTTAAAACATTTCAAAAAATTGACAATTATACAGTATGAAATCGTTTTTGGCCAGTTTATAAAAATTCTAATACAGATATATTCTAATCACAAAAGAAATTTATTGTGATTATTTTAATAGCCACGTGTCATTCATTTAAGTTACATTGGCATATATTGCAGTTTTTGTTGGATCAGTTAGAAGAGACAGAAAAGGAATTGCGGTAGCTAGATGGATCGAGAAAAAACTACAAGAAAGAAACCACAAAGTTTACTTTATAGATCCAATGGAACTAGACTTGCCGTTGCTAGACAGAATGTATAAAGAAATGGAGAATCCTTCTGAAAAACTTGTGCAACTACGAGACAAAATCAAAAATGCAGAGGGATATATTCCAGTTACACCAGAATATAACCGAAGTACATCAAGTGCATTAAAAAATACTCTTGATTATTTTTTAGAAGAATATTATTTCAAACCTTCAGCTATAGTTTCCTATTCTCCAGGCATGTTTGCGGGGATCAATGCAGCACAGCAGCTAAGATTGATATTTGCAGAATTGGGTTCGCCATCGATACCGTCGTCATTTGCAATACCAAGAGTGCACAAAGTGTTTGATGAGAAAGGAAATTTAGTTGACGAATCATATGATAAAAGAATAAGCAAATTTCTTGATGAGTTTGAGTGGTATGTAAACGCATTGACATTTCAGAGATCTAAAGGTACTCCTTATTAATTGGTAAATACCTTCATCAACTTCAACTTCAACTTCAACCAAATATTCATCATTAAATAATACTTTAATATTCTGATATGTCTTCTATTGATAATAACAATATCTACAGATGTGAGGAATGTGACATGACCTTCAACAATGAAAAAGATTTTTTAGAACATAAGAACTATTCAAAATTTCGAAGTGAGGGATCCTGCTGGCAATAATATTAATTTATGATAAAGGATTTCAATGGATTCTGAAATAGACCCTGACATTTTTACGATAAATCTAAAATAGTAGTAGCATGTATATGCATTTTCGCACCTTATCTCGTCCAATTCAAAAAGATAATTGCATACTAATTGATATTTTATATAATCTATATAAAGTATCCAAACCCATACCCATGATCAGTTGACAAGTAAACATATTCCATCTTGCCCCTGTGTATGGTATCGCAGGCTTTTTAAATCTATTTTACAACAATTGATCTATTCATGTCCCCTAAATTTACTATTATTAATACCACTAAAAGTATATTCAATAATTTAACCAAAGACACTCAATTAAATAACTTTGGGAGAAGTATCAAGATCGTGTTTAAAGGAGCGCCTCCATACAACGAGTCAATTTTCAATTTTTTTTCAGTATCATCATCTCTTGTCATTGTAATTTTTACATTATCGCTAGTATCAAATTTCACTTTTACAGATTCAAATCAGTATATAGTAAAAAATATTGCTTTTGCACAAACTCCTGATGATAACCTAACTCTATCCAACCTAATTAATCAAGGTTCATCTTATTACGGAAATCTTAGCTCTCCACTAGTTATAGTAGATTTTAGTGATTTTCAATGCCACCTTTGTAAAAGATATGTAGACAATACAGAACAGCAAATCAATTCATCATATGTCCAATCAGGTAAAGCAGTGTATGTATTTAAGCATCTTCCAAATAGAGGATTTGATTCTAAAAATACTTCGTTAGCGGCCCAGTGCACAAACGATCAAGGGAAATTCTGGGAGTTTCATAGGATTTTGTATGCAAATCAAGGTTCAATAGATTCGGGCTGGGCCAATAACGAAAACTTGAAGAAATTTGCTTCGCAATTACCTAATCTTAACATTACCGAGTTTAACTCATGTTTTGATACTAGAAAATATGAAACATACATAGACAGGGATATTTCCTTGGCAAATTCTTTAGGGTTTACAGAAACTCCGTCTTTTATTATAATGAATAGCGAAGGCTCAATTATTGAAAAGATTCAAGGTCCAAAGCCTTTCCCAATATTCAAGGCAGTTATAGATAATTTGGAAAAACAAAATACTGTGGTAAACTAAATGTCAAGCCTTTTTGCATTTGCATTCAAAGTGGCATATGGTTCAAATCCAATTTTATATATTGGATTAACTATTGTGGTTTTTACTTTGTTTTGGATTTTTTTTAATGTCTTTGATGAACTTCTATATTTTTCTCCGATACTTTATTTTTATCTGCCAAACGATGCTATAGCTGGATTTATTTTATCTACTATCAGTGCATCTCTATTGGGAGTTGTTGTTTTAATGAACATTTATCTTATAAGAAATTCAAGTATCAAATTTGATAAATCATTAATTTCGAGTTCTTTTTTGACAATATTATCTAGTGCTTGTGCTAGTTGTTCTTCAATAGGGTTTGTCATAATTACTACTTTTGGAAGTGCAGGTGTCATTGCTACTACCTTCATTACGAATTATCAAATACCCTTACGATTGGCTGCGGCAAGTATTTTGATTTTAGCTCTATATACCGTTTGTCGCAGGGTGACAAATAGTTGTTTATTAGACAACAAACAACATGAAAATCAAAGATAAAAATAATCACATATTTTCAGCGCACCCTTATTACATAAATAAACAGTAAATCGTAAATGAATATAGCTTCGCTAAAAGATAATAGCATATTATAGAAAGTGAGGCCGTTAATTTATGATCTCGTTTTTCTAGCAGGTGCATGTTAATTGCAAGGATGGATAGACACTAATAAAAATTGTATATTTTAGAAACCGTCGTTATCTACTTTTTTAGACATTAGTTTGTAATCTTAACGTTTCCCTAATTATAAACTCCAATTAATAAGACTACTTATTTACTCATATCTAGTCTAAGATATTACTAAAGTGAAATATATTTAAATTCAAGATATTGTGTGTTTCAACTTTTGTGTTGATTATTTTTTCTTTAATGGGACTAGGTTTAATGCCTTAGGGGTTGGCAATTATCCTATTTCATTTGATACAATAATGCGTGCATGTTGATGGTGAAATCATATGTGCATTAGAAAAAATTGGTCTGTAAATACCCAATTTAAGAAACGATCATGACATCATGCAATTCGACAACCAACAATATTCTTTAGAATCAAAAATTTATTTACTAGCAAAAAACCATTCAACTGTTATAGAATTTGATATACATTGATCTTGTAATGAAACAAAATGTCAAAGTTCTCAAGCATATCATAAATTATTTTTTTATGTCATCTTGATCCATCGCTAATTTTTTCATCAACCACTAAGTACATCTCTTTTCTATATGCAATTTCGAATTCTAGCCGATCAATCATATAATTGAAATTGATGAATATCTATTATAATATCATATTTATTCGGATATAAACAAAACAAAAGGAAATCACCGAATCCTACAAACATTATTCCATTAACGTAAGAAACATCATGTAAGATGATCACATTGACTAAAAGTATATCAAATACCGTCATCAATAATAAAAAAATGAATCGCAGTATAGAGCAGTACAACAAATATTGTCAACTAATTCTTCAAGGTAATCTTCATTCAAGTCTTATTACATAATAGTTTCATATTATCAAAAACATTTATCAGTATAATACTATCGATTCTAAACTGTAGCAGGTTGAATAAACAGGAAAATTATAATCTAACAAGCATTATAGACGATAAGAAGTTGAAAGGATCTTGGTCATGGATTCATAAAGCATCACTTTATTAAAAACTGTTGATAAATTTAGTAATCATTAAAGAAATGCTTTAATTACCAACATTTAATTGATGTTGAATGAAAATGCATACGAAACATAACAATGTTAAAGACATATTTTTATATGGTTTATTTATAGTAGCGTTGGCTAGTTTAACATTTGCTACTAGTCAAATAGTATCAGTAGAAAATGGAAACAACATAGTATCAGCTCAGCAAGAGGAAGAACAACAGCAACAAAATCAATCATCGTCATCGGTACCCCATAATGCAAAAGGACATGAATCTCATCAAGTAATAATTTTTCAAAATTCTAGTGACGGCACAGCCTATTCAGGGACAGTAACTTTCAATCTCTCAAAACCTGCAGATATCATATCTTTTGAAGAGATTACAGATGAACAATCTACTGATAATGTAACCAAGAATATCTGGGAAGTTGGAGACAGGAAATTTGTACCAAATACACTTTTAAAAAATGTAACGAACGGAACTGTTAACTTTAATGGAAGTGGAATATTAGCACATAGTACTTTGGGTGATGTATATATAGGTACATTTACTCTAAATGATGTAAAGACTACAAGAAAGTAATAATTCATAAATTTTTTTTGCCGCCTACGCCGAATTTAGAATGAGTGTTATCTGTACGGTACATTCGCACTCACTCACTCACTCTCTATTTACGGATTATCAATGCACGAAAAGAAGTAAGGGTCAAAAATAAATCCCAGAAAAGAGTTGACACGAGCTTAAAATGTTGTCAATTTTGAGATGCGAGATGTCAATAGATTTTGCAATAGAGCATTTACAAAAAGAATTAGAAACATTATAAAACAGCACAACTAAACCAACAACACTATAATTTAAGGATTCCAGTAAGCTATTACACATTAACCCTCGAGAGCTATGAAATGATACCAAATTATGACATTATTGGATTGTAACACTAGTTAAAATTATTTCTCATTAATCCTTTAAATAAGATTGTCATTCCAAGAGCAATCCATAAATAGAAAATGTTGAACGGCAACAACATATGTATGATTATTGAAGATAAGTTGTTGATATGATGATTCATTTTTAATAGATCTTAGATAACTTTGGCCAACATCGCTTATAACGTGTTTATAAATTATGTCGGCTGATAGTATTATTTATGCTGCAAATGCCATCATTATTATCATCATTCTCATAACCGTAATCGTCATCATACCCTCTTTAACAAGAAACAATGTATGATTGACTTTTACCTGTTAATTAACTCAAATTCAAAATTCAGATTTGAGACTATCTTTCATTGTAACGATGAGTCATGACAAGGATTTGTGCTATTTATTTATTTATTCGTTCACTATAACATTTTGAGTTCGATACTGGGTTAGGTTACACCTTCAGAATTTCCATAAGATTCGTTAAAAACCAATTCGTTTAGCGGTTTACGATTTTTTCTTTTCCCTGTAATAGACTTTTTAGGAAATCCAAAACCTACAACAGCAGAAATGCTCAAATTCGTAGGAATTTTAAAATCGTCTCTCATTTTATCTTCGCGTATGTCAGTATATATTCCTGATCCAATTCCATTATCCCACGCTGCTAGCTGCATAT
Coding sequences:
- a CDS encoding DsbA family protein, giving the protein MSPKFTIINTTKSIFNNLTKDTQLNNFGRSIKIVFKGAPPYNESIFNFFSVSSSLVIVIFTLSLVSNFTFTDSNQYIVKNIAFAQTPDDNLTLSNLINQGSSYYGNLSSPLVIVDFSDFQCHLCKRYVDNTEQQINSSYVQSGKAVYVFKHLPNRGFDSKNTSLAAQCTNDQGKFWEFHRILYANQGSIDSGWANNENLKKFASQLPNLNITEFNSCFDTRKYETYIDRDISLANSLGFTETPSFIIMNSEGSIIEKIQGPKPFPIFKAVIDNLEKQNTVVN
- a CDS encoding NADPH-dependent FMN reductase gives rise to the protein MAYIAVFVGSVRRDRKGIAVARWIEKKLQERNHKVYFIDPMELDLPLLDRMYKEMENPSEKLVQLRDKIKNAEGYIPVTPEYNRSTSSALKNTLDYFLEEYYFKPSAIVSYSPGMFAGINAAQQLRLIFAELGSPSIPSSFAIPRVHKVFDEKGNLVDESYDKRISKFLDEFEWYVNALTFQRSKGTPY
- a CDS encoding nitroreductase family protein, translating into MQLAAWDNGIGSGIYTDIREDKMRDDFKIPTNLSISAVVGFGFPKKSITGKRKNRKPLNELVFNESYGNSEGVT